The Podospora pseudocomata strain CBS 415.72m chromosome 3, whole genome shotgun sequence genome window below encodes:
- a CDS encoding hypothetical protein (EggNog:ENOG503P4S8; COG:S) — translation MSQPNRTPLKLRDPPPSLFLHPSAAPSHASLTNTQPQPSSSHPPPPPGSSRPGSSLLRTPPEPFNSPGVTSIASLTSPATINTTAAAPGLGGLASPLQPGRNAGGLGITNLPLLPRQESTRATDRTDALWAEMQATLEEVELSASGGTRVFGPDHERKLDELRMAQIALAQAWARSEADEAIELAKPGETTAAATSAGGPGTQGEGANTEGGKSTVGTGSVPPGARPGSRRGGGMEEETDVDILLARKRREANDRYFQRVNQGVLDVVAKLEEVATAMRAVELESKEIWGDGEGESVAGSSKS, via the coding sequence ATGTCTCAACCAAACAGAACGCCCCTCAAACTCCGCGACCCACCGCCATCCCTCTTCCTGCACCCCTCAGCAGCTCCATCCCACGCTTCACTCACCAacactcaaccccaaccctcttcctctcacccaccaccaccaccaggcagCTCCCGCCCCGggtcctccctcctccgcacccCACCAGAACCCTTCAACTCCCCAGGTGTCACCTCGATAGCCTCCCTAACATCCCCTGCaacaatcaacaccaccgccgccgcccccggcTTAGGAGGTCTTGCCTCCCCCTTACAACCTGGCCGCAATGCCGGCGGGTTaggcatcaccaacctcccccttctccccaggCAAGAGTCCACCCGCGCAACTGATAGGACAGATGCCCTATGGGCAGAGATGCAAGCCACCCTCGAGGAAGTCGAACTCTCGGCCAGCGGCGGCACGCGCGTGTTTGGACCTGACCACGAGAGGAAGCTTGACGAGCTGAGGATGGCGCAGATTGCGCTTGCTCAGGCGTGGGCGAGGAGTGAGGCTGATGAGGCGATCGAGCTCGCTAAGCCGGGGGAGACTACGGCTGCTGCTACGAGTGCTGGGGGGCCGGGGACTCAAGGTGAGGGGGCGAATAcggaaggggggaagagtACAGTTGGAACAGGGAGTGTCCCTCCTGGTGCTAGGCCGGGGAgtaggaggggaggtgggatggaggaggagacggatgTGGATATTTTACttgcgaggaagaggagggaggcgaatGATAGGTATTTTCAGAGGGTGAATCAGGGGGTGCTGGATGTGGTTGcgaagttggaggaggtggctaCGGCGATGAGGGCGGTAGAGTTGGAGAGTAAGGAGatttggggggatggggaaggagAGAGTGTTGCTGGGAGTTCAAAGAGTTAA
- the ADK1 gene encoding adenylate kinase (COG:F; EggNog:ENOG503NV5B), giving the protein MGYIDDEVKRLQSVIANLEGRVQALETKQFGPSSQKKTVEEVRAILIGPPGAGKGTQAPRLKEKFNCCHLATGDMLRSQVAKKTPLGQAAKKIMDAGGLVSDEIVIGMIKEELDNNKECKGGFILDGFPRTVPQAEGLDKMLCERNQTLQHAVELKIDDELLVARITGRLVHPASGRSYHVKFNPPKKEMTDDITGEPLIQRSDDNADALKKRLETYHKQTTPVVNYYQKTGIWKAIDASQEPGQVWKSLLAIFDGDKSKASKAGSTILSKLTHSS; this is encoded by the exons ATGGGATacatcgacgacgaggtcaaGCGTCTCCAGAGCGTCATTGCCAACCTGGAGGGCAGAGTCCAGGCTCTCGAGACCAAGCAGTTTGGTCCCAGCTCCCAGAAGAAGactgtcgaggaggtccgcGCCATTCTGATCGGTCCTCCCGGTGCTG GCAAGGGAACACAAGCGCCCAGACTTAAGGAGAAGTTCAACTGCTGCCATCTT GCCACCGGTGACATGCTCCGGTCCCAGGTTGCCAAGAAGACCCCCCTCGGCCAAGCGGCTAAGAAGATCATGGATGCCGGCGGTCTCGTCTCTGACGAGATTGTCATTGGCatgatcaaggaggagctcgacaacaacaaggagTGCAAGGGCGG CTTCATCCTTGACGGTTTCCCCCGCACCGTCCCCCAGGCCGAGGGTCTCGACAAGATGCTCTGCGAGCGCAACCAGACCCTCCAGCACGCCGTCGAGCTCAAGATCGACGACGAGCTCCTCGTAGCGCGCATCACCGGCCGTCTGGTCCACCCGGCCTCGGGCCGCAGCTACCACGTCAAGTTCAACCCtcccaagaaggagatgacCGACGACATCACGGGCGAGCCATTGATCCAACGCTCCGACGACAACGCCGACGCTCTCAAGAAGCGCCTCGAGACCTACCACAAGCAGACCACCCCTGTGGTCAACTACTACCAGAAGACGGGCATCTGGAAGGCCATTGACGCCTCCCAGGAGCCCGGCCAGGTCTGGAAGAGCCTGCTGGCCATCTTTGACGGCGACAAGTCCAAGGCTAGCAAGGCTGGCAGCACCATCCTCAGCAAGCTCACCCACAGCTCTTAG
- a CDS encoding hypothetical protein (EggNog:ENOG503Q4KQ; COG:S), producing the protein MPTAQHPQAKFDPIPPDLDLPTLVDRTPNFQWVARITAAQIQNIGPQEFEKLVVLHVVLGGKPLVIEKWNRRLPKDLFGPKWLEEMYNKKQENVRDIVGQCDIPMTTGHYLRSMKQLTNQWTPENFRDERRQRLYLKDIDCPPEWHEYLQKKVIPPNLFYMNENVDERSPMGQSDDDFDMFNEGTKSIAPAGDLMSSLPEPMRAQNLMCYIGHEGTYTPAHREMCASLGQNIMVDASGDENGEKPGSSIWFMTESKDREVVREYFLSMLGHDIEIEKHFAQINAWKKATFPVYIVEQKAGDFVLVPPLAPHQVWNRGTRTIKVAWNRTTVETLKMALEEALPKARLVCRDEQYKNKAIIYYTLEKYSKLLTDMERTSETGLLGFGQDLIKNSSRTKQLTGDFKALFELFTRVLVDEIFGTKEKEVEYIEFDSCVTCSYCRANIFNRFLTCKHCVRQLVGGDEDTYDICMECYVMGRSCLCISNLTWCEQWHWQDLVEKYEDWRALIIKHDGYVDINTSPLPLELARKRYGKKTVAQLCQEQLRRRPWKDISKVDKPKEPAEDSEVEVDENGRPKKKRRGGRNAKKGDVYRCHVCQHKDYTYKLAFCSNQGCNDAYCYGVLYRAFDQMPQEVMQNERWQCPKCLGICNCGACRKAKNGVPYIPKKTLLGHDTRPIADDRSVELLIDFKIHNLSWLKNAGDETRALSSKRMQRLREAADAEKAKSSQLENDVLQLPDGALADSLEEAALQQVLVNGGYGEQPAVLGVSGEHPPHQNGHTGPAEVADMSIVEDQSAYPDPSGLGPERGLGMGYYEQDDSEDKILFDPYQQPSVESLMALDDEPEPAEYLKKQLRVAKRRARLEEDDDPDFRGPRSHSKKKAKTTNTRDGQADALNNMDPALFGDVTMVGAPADGTPTEGEAPAVQAPPNADVPDGPAQEGEEPRAYSPNRPALRHARPKISYLLDENGEEEFNEILIPRSQRPQPLKDYNPADATKDPLDLASAAILAIVGGAAGASKSATRSPAPPGSGNAAVTGTGKRRGRPPGPRKSMPAGGSAEQTPSGHPKPTRKPPRDRTLPVQVSDDSDSDVDAQLAGALDGFDKDGEPIEPRPQSRGGFTPVNAPKRRGRPPKNAQRGPSAGASGPAAGSPFMSMADRMKAKGKKFKIASRKSKAAQDSTPVGQAASRSVSRDVDTPTTTMADKEPQRPTRATRGRSKATPAQDSDIDMADADFDPNAAEEAVSEASSPRASPSPSMQDYMEPMDTFMPSPSPVRDVPREPTVILKTQTPEPKREPTPAHDVSPSPSPSPAREASLTPAHSPPHEPSPSPYHSPSPPPSPPKPTGPTIVRLVSSDEEGSEFDDHDHDDGNESQSESRSASESESELESEEQPGRGRDPLDPSDSDDSDSDDEDIPAVKQVVSTATRGGRRGGMVGLAGRGAGTAGSAGRGSATAGRGRGRGRGRPRGRGHYKWRGGGGR; encoded by the exons ATGCCGACAGCTCAGCATCCCCAGGCAAAGTTCGACCCTATCCCGCCGGATCTCGATTTGCCCACGCTCGTTGACAGAACACCAAACTTTCAATGGGTAGCTCGTATCACGGCTGCTCAGATTCAAAATATCGGTCCTCAAGAGTTTGAGAAGCTTGTTGTTCTTCATGTGGTACTTGGTGGGAAGCCACTGGTTATTGAGAAATGGAACAGGCGACTTCCCAAGGACCTTTTTGGTCCCAagtggttggaggagatgtaCAATAAGAAAC AGGAAAACGTTCGCGACATTGTCGGTCAATGCGACATTCCCATGACCACTGGTCACTACCTGCGCTCCATGAAACAGTTGACAAATCAGTGGACGCCCGAGAACTTTCGCGACGaacgacgacagcgactCTACCTTAAAGACATCGACTGCCCACCAGAATGGCACGAGTACCTTCAAAAGAAGGTCATTCCACCCAACCTCTTTTACATGAACGAGAACGTCGACGAACGGAGTCCTATGGGGCAAAGTGACGACGACTTTGACATGTTCAACGAAGGCACCAAGTCCATTGCGCCGGCAGGAGATTTGATGAGCAGCTTGCCCGAGCCGATGCGCGCCCAGAATCTGATGTGTTATATTGGTCATGAGGGTACCTACACCCCGGCGCATCGAGAAATGTGCGCCAGTTTGGGTCAGAATATCATGGTGGATGCTTCAGGCGATGAAAATGGCGAGAAGCCCGGAAGCTCCATTTGGTTCATGACGGAATCAAAAGACCGGGAAGTTGTCAGGGAATACTTCCTGTCGATGCTTGGTCATGACATTGAAATCGAGAAGCACTTTGCGCAAATCAACGCTTGGAAGAAGGCCACCTTTCCGGTTTATATCGTGGAGCAGAAAGCTGGAGACTTCGTTCTCGTGCCCCCCTTAGCGCCCCATCAAGTATGGAATCGTGGGACCCGGACCATCAAAGTTGCCTGGAACAGGACGACCGTGGAGACACTCAAGATGGCCCTGGAGGAAGCGCTACCGAAAGCCCGTCTTGTCTGCCGCGATGAGCAGTACAAGAACAAGGCCATTATCTACTACACTCTCGAAAAATACTCGAAACTATTGACGGACATGGAAAGGACGTCTGAGACTGGGTTGCTTGGGTTCGGGCAAGACTTGATCAAGAACTCGTCTCGCACGAAGCAGTTGACTGGTGACTTCAAGGCTCTCTTTGAGCTCTTCACCCGAGTCCTGGTAGACGAGATATTCGGGacgaaagaaaaggaagtcGAGTATATCGAATTTGACTCCTGTGTCACCTGCTCCTACTGCCGCgccaacatcttcaaccgGTTCCTGACCTGCAAGCACTGTGTTCGCcagcttgttggtggtgacgaggatACTTATGATATCTGCATGGAGTGCTACGTCATGGGCCGGTCATGCCTATGTATTTCCAACCTCACTTGGTGTGAGCAGTGGCACTGGCAGGATTTGGTTGAGAAATACGAGGACTGGCGCGCGCTCATTATCAAACATGACGGATATGTCGatatcaacacctccccgtTGCCGCTCGAGCTTGCACGCAAGCGATACGGCAAGAAGACGGTTGCTCAGCTTTGTCAAGAACAACTCCGGAGACGCCCATGGAAAGATATCAGCAAGGTTGACAAGCCAAAGGAACCTGCTGAGGACTCGGAGGTTGAAGTAGACGAAAATGGTcggccaaagaagaagagaaggggcGGGAGGAACGCGAAGAAGGGCGACGTCTATCGCTGCCATGTGTGCCAACACAAGGACTACACCTACAAGTTGGCCTTCTGCTCCAACCAGGGCTGCAATGACGCATATTGCTATGGTGTCCTCTACCGTGCCTTTGACCAGATGCCACAGGAAGTAATGCAGAATGAGAGATGGCAGTGCCCAAAGTGTCTCGGCATATGCAACTGCGGTGCCTGccgcaaggccaagaacGGTGTTCCCTATATTCCTAAGAAGACACTCTTAGGACACGACACTCGGCCCATCGCTGACGATCGTAGTGTCGAGCTTCTTATCGACTTCAAGATCCACAACCTGTCGTGGTTGAAGAACGCTGGCGATGAGACGCGAGCTCTGTCGAGCAAAAGGATGCAGAGACTCAGAGAGGCCGCCGATGCTGAAAAAGCAAAGTCGTCCCAGCTCGAAAACGATGTGCTACAGTTACCTGATGGAGCTTTGGCTGACAGCCTGGAAGAGGCGGCATTACAGCAGGTTTTGGTCAACGGTGGTTATGGCGAACAGCCTGCGGTACTTGGTGTTTCAGGGGAACATCCGCCACATCAAAATGGACATACCGGACCTGCCGAGGTCGCCGACATGTCTATTGTTGAGGACCAGTCTGCCTACCCTGATCCTTCAGGACTTGGACCCGAACGCGGCTTGGGCATGGGCTACTACGAGCAGGACGACAGCGAGGACAAGATTCTGTTCGACCCCTATCAGCAACCTTCAGTCGAGAGCTTGATGGCGCTCGACGACGAGCCCGAGCCGGCCGAATATCTCAAGAAGCAGCTTCGCGTGGCCAAGCGTCGTGCTcgtttggaggaggacgatgaccCGGATTTTAGAGGACCTAGGTCAcacagcaagaagaaggccaagacgaCTAATACCCGTGATGGTCAAGCGGATGCACTTAACAACATGGACCCGGCTCTGTTTGGTGATGTCACCATGGTTGGTGCCCCGGCTGACGGCACTCCTACCGAAGGGGAAGCTCCTGCTGTTCAAGCTCCACCGAATGCCGATGTTCCAGATGGCCCAGCccaggagggagaagagccTCGTGCCTACTCGCCGAATCGGCCTGCTCTTCGCCACGCGCGACCCAAGATATCATACTTGCTGGATGagaatggcgaggaggagtttaACGAGATTCTCATCCCGCGTTCGCAGAGGCCTCAACCTCTCAAGGACTATAACCCTGCCGATGCGACCAAGGATCCTCTTGATCTTGCGTCCGCGGCGATTTTGGCGATTGTGGGCGGTGCCGCCGGTGCTAGTAAGTCCGCTACTAGATCTCCTGCTCCACCTGGTTCTGGAAATGCCGCTGTAACTGGAACTGGCAAGAGACGTGGTCGGCCTCCGGGTCCTCGCAAGTCTATGCCCGCAGGAGGGTCGGCTGAGCAGACGCCTTCTGGGCACCCGAAGCCCACCAGGAAACCGCCACGTGATCGGACATTGCCTGTTCAGGTCAGCGATGATAGTGATAGTGACGTGGATGCGCAACTGGCTGGGGCTTTGGATGGGTTTGATAAAGACGGAGAACCCATCGAGCCACGACCTCAGTCTCGGGGAGGTTTCACGCCTGTGAATGCGCCCAAGAGAAGAGGCAGACCGCCAAAGAATGCGCAGCGAGGCCCTTCAGCTGGTGCTTCGGGTCCTGCTGCAGGCTCACCGTTCATGTCCATGGCGGATCGAATGAAGGCTAAGGGCAAGAAGTTCAAGATTGCGTCAAGGAAGTCGAAGGCTGCGCAGGATAGCACACCGGTTGGGCAAGCTGCTTCCCGGTCTGTCTCCCGTGATGTCGACACCCCTACAACGACCATGGCGGACAAGGAACCCCAGAGGCCAACGAGAGCCACAAGAGGCAGATCCAAGGCAACACCAGCTCAAGATTCTGATATCGATATGGCGGACGCAGACTTTGATCCGAACGCGGCTGAAGAGGCCGTGTCGGAGGCTTCGAGTCCTCGAGCCAGCCCTAGCCCCTCGATGCAGGATTACATGGAGCCTATGGATACGTTTATGCCTAGCCCGTCTCCAGTTCGGGATGTGCCTAGGGAACCGACAGTTATTTTGAAGACGCAGACACCAGAGCCGAAGAGAGAACCTACACCTGCCCATGATGTTTCGCCTTCGCCTTCGCCATCTCCCGCTAGAGAAGCGTCTCTTACACCGGCGCACTCCCCACCACACGAACCCTCACCGTCACCGTACCACTCcccttcgccgccgccttcaccACCGAAGCCAACAGGTCCGACGATCGTCAGGCTCGTTTCCTCGGATGAAGAGGGCTCCGAGTTTGACGATCACGACCACGACGATGGAAATGAATCACAGTCTGAATCTCGGTCAGCGTCGGAGAGTGAATCGGAATTAGAGTCGGAGGAGCAGCCAGGCAGGGGAAGGGATCCGCTTGACCCGAGCGACAGTGATGACTCGGATTcagatgatgaggatattCCTGCCGTGAAGCAGGTTGTTAGCACGGCGACGAGGGGTGGGAGACGAGGGGGGATGGTTGGTTTGGCTGGGAGGGGAGCAGGGACAGCCGGATCAGCTGGACGGGGCAGTGCCACTGCTGGACGGGGGAGAGGtcgtgggagggggagaccGAGGGGACGGGGCCATTACaaatggaggggtgggggtgggaggtga
- the SSN8 gene encoding RNA polymerase II holoenzyme cyclin-like subunit (EggNog:ENOG503NY2B; BUSCO:EOG09262K8C; COG:K), translated as MAANYWESTQRRYWQFTKEELAAMRQKLEDEDPNLVHMYPLPQLRHINIYLNQQFNRLAKRLGVRQQALATAQVYLKRFYTRVEIRRTNPYLLVATALYLACKMEECPQHIRLIVQEARGLWPETFHGQDTSKLGECEFFLISEMSSQLIVHQPYRTLTQLQGEFNLTPEESQAAWQAINDHYMTDLPLLYPPHIIGLTAILLAITCYNRQNAAGGANAAGNSGGLVMAANALAHAQAQSQARAAAMGGNSGPGTPNLTPQGSFAGGNFSSQGGRELGDGSNPTDPKIAKMQRFTNWLAESNIDIEGMIDCTQEIISFYDCHEQYEDLVVRDNIKRFIKARGLDK; from the exons ATGGCGGCCAATTACTGGGAATCGACCCAGCGGCGGTACTGGCAGTTtaccaaggaggagctggctgcGATGCGACAGaagctcgaggatgaggaccCGAATCTTGTCCACATGTATCCCCTGCCGCAATTGCGTCACATTAATATCTACTTAAACCAAC AGTTCAACCGTCTTGCCAAGCGCCTCGGTGTACGTCAACAAGCACTGGCAACTGCTCAAGTCTACCTCAAACGATTCTACACCCGCGTCGAGATCCGCCGTACGAACCCCTACCTTCTCGTAGCCACCGCCCTTTACCTCGCCTGCAAAATGGAGGAATGCCCACAGCACATCCGGCTCATCGTCCAAGAAGCTAGAGGTCTATGGCCAGAAACCTTCCATGGTCAAGACACCTCGAAACTGGGCGAGTGCGAGTTCTTTCTCATCTCCGAGATGAGCTCCCAGTTGATCGTCCACCAGCCCTACCGCACACTGACCCAACTCCAAGGGGAATTCAATCTAACGCCAGAGGAGTCACAAGCGGCATGGCAGGCCATCAACGACCACTACATGAccgacctcccccttctATACCCACCGCACATCATCGGCCTGACAGCCATCTTGCTGGCGATAACATGTTACAATCGCCAAAacgcagctggaggagccaATGCCGCGGGGAACAGTGGAGGGTTGGTAATGGCGGCTAATGCTCTAGCACATGCCCAAGCACAATCACAAGcccgggcggcggcgatgggaGGCAACAGCGGACCGGGAACGCCAAACCTGACTCCTCAAGGGTCCTTCGCTGGGGGAAACTTCTCCTCTCAGGGGGGTAGAGAGCTCGGGGACGGGTCCAACCCCACTGACCCCAAGATTGCCAAAATGCAGCGGTTTACAAACTGGCTTGCGGAGAGCAATATCGATATTGAGGGGATGATTGACTGCACACAGGAGATCATCTCGTTTTATGACTGCCATGAGCAGTATGAGGATTTGGTTGTGAGGGATAATATTAAGAGGTTTATCAAGGCGAGGGGGCTTGATAAGTGA
- a CDS encoding hypothetical protein (EggNog:ENOG503P8M4), whose protein sequence is MLSLRRITTSPTITSLPRRALSTTPLRSLKESNSADPSPQNFDHHKQDSLSKQKSGKGHWKPELASNSEEAVKADRSSGSSSIKDLQEKTKKAAEENAKAGTN, encoded by the exons atgctctccctccgccgcatcaccacctcccccaccatcacctccctcccccgccgcgccctttccaccacccccctccgaTCCCTCAAGGAGTCTAACAGCG ccgacccctccccccaaaacttCGACCACCACAAACAAGACTCCCTCTCCAAGCAAAAATCCGGCAAAGGCCACTGGAAGCCCGAGCTCGCCTCCAACAGCGAAGAAGCCGTAAAGGCCGACCGCAgctccggctcctcctccatcaaggACCTCCAGGAAAAGACCAaaaaggcggccgaggagaacgCCAAAGCCGGTACCA ACTAA
- the rps23 gene encoding ribosomal protein S23 (EggNog:ENOG503P20Z; COG:J) produces the protein MSGGKPRGLNAARKLRNNRREQRWADLHYKKRALGTAFKSSPFGGSSHAKGIVLEKVGVEAKQPNSAIRKCVRVQLIKNGKKVTAFVPNDGCLNFVDENDEVLLAGFGRKGKAKGDIPGVRFKVVKVSGVGLLALWKEKKEKPRS, from the exons ATGTCTGGTGGAAAGCCTCGTGGTCTTAACGCGGCGCGCAAGCTGCGCAACAACCGTCGCGAGCAGCGCTGGGCCGATCTTCACTACAAGAAGCGTGCCCTCGGTACTGCTTTCAAGTCCAG CCCCTTCGGTGGTTCTTCCCACGCCAAGGGCATTGTCCTTGAAAAGGTCGGCGTTGAGGCCAAGCAGCCCAACTCT gCTATCAGAAAGTGTGTCCGTGTCCAGCTCATCAAGAACGGCAAGAAGGTCACCGCTTTCGTCCCCAACGATGGTTGCTTGAACTTCGTTGATGAGAACGACGAGGTTCTCCTCGCCGGTTTCGGTCGCAAGGGCAAGGCCAAGGGTGATATTCCCGGTGTTCGCTTCAAGG TCGTCAAGGTTTCCGGTGTCGGTCTCCTCGCTCtctggaaggagaagaaggagaagcccAGATCTTAA
- the COQ2 gene encoding Para-hydroxybenzoate--polyprenyltransferase, mitochondrial precursor (PHB:polyprenyltransferase) (EggNog:ENOG503NXJY; COG:H) has translation MHVLFEERKLEAIYEKYLLLVAWYSKVYYKRKAPAHRSNRSPNIISLTMSACHRLLRLPASRRALSTTKTTSKPWLPSQSYTRLSPTPRPLSLQLSTPRSLIAYHTTSKLLTQTTTTPAPSPPPQIYTPPSTGLLSLLPPSWVPYAELIRLDKPAGTYYLYLPCLFSTLLAAPLSHSPPSTVLTYSLLFLSGAIIMRGAGCTINDLWDRNLDPHVTRTRLRPIARRAITPLNALLFTGAQLLTGLAILLQFPTSCFYYATPSLLLVTLYPLAKRVTYYPQFVLGLTFSWGAILGFPALGVDLLSNTAALTAAGLLYGSNVAWTVLYDMIYAHQDIKDDAKAGIKSIALKHDKETKQVLTGLAVVQVALLAGAGVATGAGPAFFMGGCGGAAATLGFMIKRVNLKSVKDCWWWFVNGCWITGGAISLGLGADYLVRYYSEDEKAVEREEQ, from the exons ATGcat GTTTTATTTGAGGAGAGGAAACTAGAGGCTATCTACGAGAAATACCTTCTGTTGGTTGCCTGGTACTCGAAAGTCTATTATAAACGGAAGGCGCCAGCGCACAG ATCCAATCGATCACCAAATATCATCAGCCTTACCATGTCAGCATGTCACCGGCTCCTCCGGCTGCCTGCTTCGAGGCGAGCACTATCAACTACCAAAACCACAAGCAAACCATGGCTCCCCTCTCAGTCATATACCCGtctctcaccaacaccacgacCTCTCTCCCTCCAGCTCTCGACTCCCAGGTCCCTCATAGCCTACCACACAACCTCTAAACTTCTAACTcagaccacaaccactccagctccctcccccccaccacaaaTCTacacccccccctcaaccggcctcctctccctcctcccccctagCTGGGTCCCCTACGCAGAACTAATCCGCCTCGACAAGCCCGCCGGAACCTACTACCTCTACCTCCCCTGCCtcttctccaccctcctcgccgcccccctctcccactcccccccctcaaccgtCCTCACctactccctcctcttcctctccggcGCAATCATCATGCGCGGAGCAGGCTGCACAATAAACGACCTCTGGGACCGCAACCTTGACCCGCACGTAACCCGCACCCGCCTCCGCCCCATCGCCCGCCGCGCCATAACCCCCCTCaacgccctcctcttcaccggcgcccagctcctcaccggcctcgccatcctcctccaattCCCCACCTCCTGCTTCTACTACGccaccccctctctcctcctcgtcaccctctACCCCTTGGCAAAAAGAGTAACCTACTATCCCCAGTTCGTCCTCGGACTCACCTTCTCCTGGGGCGCCATCCTAGGTTTCCCCGCTCTGGGCGTGGATCTCCTATCCAACACCGCAGCCTTGACCGCAGCAGGTCTCTTATACGGGAGTAATGTTGCTTGGACGGTCTTGTACGACATGATCTACGCCCATCAGGACATCAAGGATGATGCCAAGGCCGGCATCAAGAGTATTGCGCTCAAGCACGACAAGGAGACCAAGCAGGTTCTTACCGGGTTGGCGGTCGTGCAAGTTGCCTTGTTGGCGGGAGCCGGAGTTGCCACGGGGGCGGGTCCGGCGTTCTTCATGgggggttgcggtggtgcAGCCGCTACGCTGGGCTTCATGATCAAGAGGGTCAACTTGAAGAGCGTCAAGgattgctggtggtggtttgtgaaCGGGTGCTGGATCACGGGAGGTGCCATcagcttggggttgggggcggaCTATTTGGTTAGGTATTATTCGGAGGACGAGAAAGCAGTTGAGAGGGAGGAACAGTAG